One stretch of Callospermophilus lateralis isolate mCalLat2 chromosome 11, mCalLat2.hap1, whole genome shotgun sequence DNA includes these proteins:
- the LOC143642289 gene encoding olfactory receptor 5AR1-like yields the protein MFNHTRVTQFILRGFSDSPEWRLVAVLFFSWVYAFALLGNISVIIAVVRDSHLHSPMYFFLKNLCFVDLSYTSVTIPKALETTLQGTGVISYFECVTQLYMFFTLASTECFLLTAMAYDRCMAIYRPLLYGAIMSQRLCCALVVLAWVGGALYAAFLALNTFSLPFCGPNLVEHFFCDIPPLMRLSCADFHSSEEMIFAVGSCIIMSSFALTVLSYIRIISTLMRMPSVDGRWKAFSTCSSHLTTVLLFYTSANFTYLRSASQYSPTQGRLASIFYSILTPSLNPVIYCLRNRDMKVALHRLYCQRKF from the coding sequence ATGTTCAATCACACCAGAGTGACTCAGTTCATCCTCAGGGGCTTCTCAGACTCACCAGAATGGAGATTAGTGGCCGTCTTATTTTTCTCCTGGGTCTACGCCTTTGCCCTCCTGGGGAATATCTCTGTAATCATAGCTGTGGTTAGAGATAGCCACCTCCACtcgcccatgtacttcttcctgaaGAATCTGTGTTTTGTGGATCTGAGCTACACCTCAGTCACCATCCCCAAGGCACTGGAAACCACCCTTCAGGGAACTGGGGTCATTTCCTACTTTGAGTGTGTCACTCAGCTTTACATGTTTTTTACACTTGCTTCAACCGAGTGCTTTCTGCTCACGGCCATGGCTTATGACCGATGCATGGCCATCTACAGGCCCTTGCTCTATGGGGCCATCATGAGTCAGAGGCTTTGCTGTGCCTTGGTGGTCCTGGCCTGGGTGGGCGGGGCCCTCTATGCAGCCTTCCTGGCCCTCAAcaccttctcccttcccttctgtgGGCCCAACCTTGTTGAGCACTTCTTCTGTGACATTCCTCCTCTCATGAGACTCTCCTGTGCCGACTTCCACTCCAGCGAGGAGATGATCTTCGCTGTGGGCAGCTGCATCATCATGAGCTCCTTTGCCCtcacggttctctcctatatccgcATCATCTCCACCCTCATGCGGATGCCTTCCGTGGATGGCCGGTGGAAGGCCTTCTCCACCTGCTCCTCCCACTTGACCACGGTCCTTCTGTTTTACACCAGTGCAAACTTCACCTACTTGAGGTCTGCGTCTCAGTACTCCCCCACCCAGGGTCGCCTGGCATCCATTTTCTACTCCATCCTCACCCCTTCCTTGAATCCTGTCATctactgtctcaggaaccgagacATGAAGGTCGCGCTACACAGACTGTACTGTCAGAGAAAGTTCTGA